The Microbacterium horticulturae genome has a window encoding:
- a CDS encoding CHAT domain-containing protein, producing the protein MTPTAVELHRRAVEQCNDGRFALAGRTLQRAAERTDDPDLQARIKGTQAVVLQRTGHPAEAEALCRAALAGDSIRESTRAVVLGQLGLLALGAGRLHDAERDLSAAIARLTDDPVAEARARMNRSVTRLQRRDASGAADDLERAAEIFADAGLTVDEGQAQHNRAYVALLQGDLVAALRGMQEARPRAATSAVAGAVCDMDEAEVLRDAGLTRDAERALVAAAAVFGAQRMPQSRGEAEFQLASSQLLHDPRGAARTATAAERRFIALGNTTWAARAAAMRMRAGLSGGSVQRGGGRLSDPRRVPSAEDVEATAALLDRVAFPAEAAALRLTLAVWRARHGRADGIGVIRVPRGAPIRVQLLAYEARAARAAARRRYADVRRAAAEGLDVLTGWRRSFGSLDLQTSIAMHGNDLVFAGLGSAVHTRRPDIIFEWSERARQLSQQVVPLRPPHDPELAADLAELRMLRTDDPDGVDTARILRLRERTRSRQWTQTAAGAAWERQSLEGFVPSLGRDTALVSYVYTGDALTALVVTDQEQRVIPLPGAAAARAQLPGLRADLDMVATVRTGPLAEVVRRSLDARLATLSDVLLDPLLRVVGDRRMVVTAPGILAGIPWAMLPGARERAFTLARSAAQWAERHGAPFSMHAAGFSVGPRVARGGEEVRAAADAWASPTVLEGKAASVDAVAALAERVDVLHVAAHGRHAVDNALFSGLELADGTLFGYDIDRVGHVPDVVVLSACEGGRSSVRWGEEAVGMARIWLAAGARCVIAAPVVVADDDACELLGALHAELAAGAVPADALAAASIRTGLVTPFQTHGTGF; encoded by the coding sequence GTGACCCCGACCGCAGTCGAGCTGCATCGTCGCGCTGTGGAGCAGTGCAACGACGGTCGTTTCGCGCTCGCCGGCCGCACGCTGCAGCGCGCGGCCGAGCGCACGGACGATCCCGACCTGCAAGCGCGGATCAAGGGCACACAGGCCGTGGTACTCCAGCGCACAGGGCACCCGGCCGAAGCCGAAGCGTTGTGCCGGGCGGCTCTGGCCGGCGACAGCATCCGCGAGTCGACACGTGCGGTGGTGCTCGGACAGCTGGGACTTCTGGCGCTCGGCGCCGGACGTCTGCATGACGCGGAGCGCGATCTGTCGGCGGCCATCGCCCGGCTGACGGACGATCCGGTGGCCGAGGCGCGAGCACGGATGAACCGCAGCGTCACCCGTCTGCAGCGACGAGACGCCTCCGGTGCCGCGGACGATCTGGAGCGCGCCGCCGAGATCTTCGCCGACGCGGGACTCACCGTCGATGAAGGACAGGCGCAGCATAACCGCGCGTACGTCGCGCTGCTTCAGGGCGATCTCGTGGCGGCCCTGCGCGGAATGCAGGAGGCCCGTCCGCGAGCCGCGACGTCGGCGGTCGCCGGCGCCGTGTGCGACATGGACGAGGCGGAGGTTCTGCGCGACGCAGGCCTGACGCGGGATGCGGAACGCGCGCTGGTGGCCGCCGCGGCGGTCTTCGGAGCCCAGCGGATGCCGCAATCGCGGGGCGAGGCGGAGTTCCAGCTCGCCTCGTCGCAGCTTCTGCACGATCCCCGAGGGGCCGCGCGCACGGCCACGGCGGCCGAGCGCCGCTTCATCGCCCTCGGCAATACGACCTGGGCGGCGCGGGCGGCCGCGATGCGAATGCGCGCCGGACTCAGCGGAGGCAGCGTGCAGCGTGGCGGTGGACGGCTCTCGGATCCGCGACGCGTGCCCTCGGCCGAAGACGTCGAGGCGACGGCAGCCCTCCTCGATCGGGTCGCCTTCCCGGCTGAGGCGGCGGCGCTACGACTCACGCTGGCCGTCTGGCGGGCACGCCACGGCCGAGCCGACGGCATCGGGGTGATCCGCGTGCCACGGGGCGCGCCCATCCGTGTGCAGCTGCTGGCGTACGAGGCGCGCGCGGCTCGCGCCGCTGCACGTCGTCGATACGCCGACGTCCGCCGCGCCGCTGCCGAAGGGCTCGACGTGTTGACCGGGTGGCGCCGCTCGTTCGGCAGCCTCGACCTGCAGACTTCGATCGCCATGCACGGGAACGACCTGGTGTTCGCGGGTCTCGGCAGCGCTGTTCACACCCGACGCCCCGACATCATCTTCGAGTGGTCGGAGCGCGCCCGTCAGCTCAGCCAGCAAGTCGTCCCGCTGCGTCCGCCTCATGATCCGGAGCTGGCGGCGGATCTCGCCGAACTCCGGATGCTGCGCACCGACGATCCGGACGGCGTCGACACCGCACGGATTCTGCGGCTGCGCGAACGGACGCGCTCGCGTCAGTGGACGCAGACAGCCGCCGGCGCCGCCTGGGAGCGTCAGAGCCTGGAAGGGTTCGTTCCCTCACTCGGCCGCGATACAGCGCTGGTCAGTTACGTATACACGGGCGACGCGCTCACGGCCCTCGTGGTGACGGACCAGGAGCAGCGGGTCATTCCGCTTCCCGGGGCGGCCGCGGCGCGGGCCCAGCTCCCGGGTCTGCGCGCAGACCTCGACATGGTCGCCACGGTGCGCACGGGTCCGCTCGCAGAGGTCGTCCGACGTTCGCTCGACGCAAGGCTCGCAACGCTCTCGGATGTTCTGCTGGATCCTCTGTTGCGCGTGGTCGGCGACCGACGCATGGTCGTCACCGCCCCCGGCATCCTGGCGGGGATCCCCTGGGCGATGCTCCCCGGCGCGAGGGAACGGGCGTTCACCCTGGCGCGGTCGGCGGCGCAATGGGCCGAGAGGCACGGCGCACCCTTTTCGATGCACGCGGCGGGCTTCAGCGTCGGCCCGCGCGTCGCCCGCGGTGGTGAAGAGGTACGCGCAGCGGCAGACGCGTGGGCGTCGCCGACGGTGCTGGAGGGGAAAGCCGCGTCCGTCGACGCGGTCGCCGCGCTGGCGGAGCGCGTCGATGTGCTGCATGTCGCGGCACACGGTCGGCACGCCGTCGACAACGCGCTGTTCTCGGGCCTCGAGCTGGCCGACGGCACACTTTTCGGGTACGACATCGACCGCGTCGGCCACGTCCCTGACGTCGTCGTGCTGTCGGCCTGCGAAGGCGGACGGTCATCGGTGCGTTGGGGTGAAGAGGCCGTGGGCATGGCACGCATCTGGCTGGCGGCGGGTGCCCGTTGCGTGATAGCGGCGCCGGTCGTCGTCGCGGACGATGACGCCTGTGAGCTGCTCGGCGCGCTGCACGCCGAACTCGCGGCGGGAGCAGTGCCGGCAGACGCCCTGGCCGCGGCATCCATCCGAACCGGTCTCGTCACGCCCTTCCAAACGCACGGCACCGGTTTCTGA
- a CDS encoding S8 family peptidase → MAVQDGSDGKIERTPRGASWQQRENNIRPLGAVLQPPAGQGDDTFFPTVYIPDRLLVDAGRDAGEVAASLNQVFARAGWRFAPVPVVRIDRRASHSDADLASATRLQIVGEEAAAGSMPDAWALLTAARRENVDLTGVGLDHLLTVAPVGMNPFTSTNPFTSTNPFTSTNPFTSTNPFTSTNPFTSTNPASAGLGAYALPGFGGRQVISWIGAAPARDRRRKKRRPVVMIVDTGCAPHPWFGGGVVDSHVTLDGDPIGISDPSSTPDLHPDLVGPLDGEIDPVSGHGTFLAGIVHQVCPDADILSVRIADSLGRVIESDLMKAMEQVAELVRRQANGEDGGRRIDVLNLSLGYYHENPDDVLYSDGLRAVLMKIAMHGTTIVCSAGNDATDRPMFPAAFPSDDGAAPLLAVGAKNPNGNSVALFSNTAPWVDMYACGVSVLSTFPSFDGGAQAVTRRDAHGQRRESLDPDDFTGGFAVWSGTSFAAPYISGRLAALLDEWDDDVDAATRASRAAEAVAKLQKE, encoded by the coding sequence ATGGCGGTGCAGGACGGCAGTGACGGCAAGATCGAGCGCACGCCGCGCGGCGCGAGCTGGCAGCAGCGCGAGAACAACATCCGGCCGCTCGGCGCGGTGCTGCAACCTCCGGCGGGTCAGGGAGACGACACGTTCTTTCCGACCGTCTACATTCCGGATCGGCTTCTCGTCGATGCGGGGCGCGACGCCGGCGAGGTCGCCGCGTCGCTGAACCAGGTCTTCGCGCGCGCCGGCTGGCGTTTCGCGCCGGTGCCCGTTGTGCGAATCGACCGCCGCGCTTCGCACAGCGATGCGGACCTCGCGTCAGCCACCCGCCTGCAGATCGTCGGCGAAGAAGCCGCTGCCGGATCGATGCCGGACGCGTGGGCGCTGCTGACGGCCGCGCGACGCGAGAACGTCGACCTGACGGGAGTGGGGCTCGACCATCTTCTGACGGTGGCACCCGTCGGCATGAATCCCTTCACCTCGACGAACCCGTTCACCTCGACGAACCCGTTCACGTCGACGAACCCGTTCACGTCGACGAACCCGTTCACCTCGACCAATCCCTTCACCTCGACGAACCCCGCCTCAGCGGGTCTGGGAGCGTACGCGCTCCCCGGATTCGGCGGGCGACAGGTGATCTCGTGGATCGGAGCGGCACCGGCGCGCGACCGGCGCCGGAAGAAGCGCCGCCCCGTGGTGATGATCGTGGACACCGGGTGCGCCCCCCATCCGTGGTTCGGCGGGGGCGTTGTGGACTCCCATGTGACGCTGGACGGTGACCCGATCGGCATCAGCGACCCGAGCTCGACCCCCGACCTTCATCCCGACCTGGTCGGGCCGCTGGACGGAGAGATCGATCCCGTGTCAGGGCACGGCACCTTCCTCGCTGGCATCGTGCATCAGGTGTGCCCGGATGCCGACATCCTCTCCGTGCGCATCGCGGACAGCCTCGGGCGGGTCATCGAGTCCGACCTCATGAAGGCCATGGAGCAGGTCGCCGAACTCGTGCGCCGCCAGGCGAACGGCGAGGACGGCGGGCGCCGGATCGACGTTCTGAACCTTTCGCTCGGCTACTACCACGAGAACCCCGACGACGTGCTGTACAGTGACGGCCTTCGCGCCGTGCTCATGAAGATCGCCATGCACGGCACGACGATCGTCTGCAGCGCCGGCAATGACGCGACCGACCGTCCGATGTTCCCGGCGGCGTTCCCCAGTGACGACGGCGCGGCGCCGTTGCTCGCGGTCGGTGCGAAGAATCCGAACGGCAACAGCGTGGCGCTGTTCAGCAACACGGCGCCCTGGGTCGACATGTACGCGTGCGGGGTGTCGGTGCTCTCGACGTTCCCGAGCTTCGACGGGGGAGCGCAGGCGGTCACACGCCGCGATGCGCATGGTCAGCGGCGGGAATCCCTCGACCCCGACGACTTCACCGGCGGCTTCGCCGTCTGGAGCGGCACGTCATTCGCGGCCCCGTACATCTCGGGCCGTCTCGCCGCTCTGCTCGACGAGTGGGACGACGACGTGGATGCCGCGACGCGCGCCTCTCGTGCGGCCGAGGCCGTGGCGAAGCTGCAGAAGGAGTAA
- a CDS encoding LysR substrate-binding domain-containing protein, with product MARGRSGSGRAPRRAPRPAGQKPGGKAAPKPAPKKKPAPSPSPAPPPAGPFRLAAVEGATPGKWIRIWEERMPRYPLELVPVPFTDQREALAGADAALVRLPIDSDGLHVIALYDEVPVVVVSVDSELTAADELEVSDLDGEVLITPADDVLRFASPGTTAPVFDAPETTEDAVATVAAGVGVLVVPMSLARLHHRKDVTYRPLRGGPVSTVALAWDADRTTELVDAFVGIVRGRTANSSR from the coding sequence ATGGCGAGAGGGCGATCAGGCAGCGGGCGCGCGCCGCGGCGAGCGCCGCGGCCGGCGGGGCAGAAGCCCGGGGGCAAGGCCGCGCCCAAGCCCGCACCCAAGAAGAAGCCCGCACCTTCCCCCTCACCGGCACCGCCACCCGCAGGCCCCTTCCGCCTGGCCGCCGTCGAGGGCGCGACCCCCGGCAAGTGGATCCGCATCTGGGAAGAGCGGATGCCGCGCTACCCGCTCGAACTCGTTCCGGTGCCGTTCACGGATCAGCGTGAGGCCCTGGCCGGCGCCGACGCTGCGCTCGTGCGGCTGCCGATCGACAGCGACGGGCTGCACGTGATCGCGCTGTACGACGAGGTGCCCGTCGTGGTCGTCTCCGTCGACTCCGAGCTGACGGCGGCCGACGAGCTCGAGGTCTCGGACCTCGACGGCGAGGTGCTCATCACTCCGGCCGACGACGTGCTGCGCTTCGCGTCTCCCGGCACGACAGCGCCCGTCTTCGACGCGCCCGAGACGACAGAGGATGCCGTGGCCACCGTCGCCGCGGGCGTCGGGGTGCTCGTCGTGCCGATGTCGCTGGCGCGGCTGCACCACCGCAAGGACGTCACCTACCGCCCGCTGCGCGGCGGCCCCGTCTCGACGGTCGCTCTGGCGTGGGACGCGGACCGCACCACCGAGCTCGTCGACGCGTTCGTGGGCATCGTGCGCGGCCGCACCGCGAACTCGTCGCGGTGA
- a CDS encoding ABC transporter ATP-binding protein, whose protein sequence is MTPVLTATRLTQRYGDLIALDGVSVTIGRGESVAIMGASGSGKTTLLHALAAVSAVDAGSISLFVDPTGPPLELVGMTESQRSAVRREHVGFVFQEHLLLPELTALENAALPLLVLGMPRRDADQRAAAWLAALGLAGMEDRRIGQLSGGQAQRVAIARAQVAGAPVVFADEPTGALDSHTSDEVMTALLHATTGQGRSLVVVTHDAGVAARCDRALRMRDGHLTEEGVDAATAAPAPVAAAVPAASTPAFVAPQNSEASR, encoded by the coding sequence ATGACTCCCGTCCTCACTGCCACCCGTCTCACCCAGCGTTACGGCGACCTCATAGCGCTCGACGGCGTCTCGGTCACGATCGGCCGGGGCGAGTCCGTCGCCATCATGGGGGCCTCCGGCTCCGGCAAGACCACGCTGCTGCACGCGCTCGCGGCCGTGTCGGCGGTGGATGCCGGATCCATCAGCCTCTTCGTCGACCCGACCGGCCCGCCGCTCGAACTGGTCGGCATGACCGAGTCGCAGCGGTCGGCCGTGCGCCGCGAGCATGTCGGCTTCGTGTTCCAGGAGCATCTGCTGCTGCCCGAGCTGACCGCCCTCGAGAACGCCGCGCTGCCGCTGCTCGTGCTCGGAATGCCGCGCCGCGACGCCGATCAGCGCGCCGCCGCGTGGCTGGCAGCTCTCGGTCTTGCCGGCATGGAAGACCGCCGCATCGGCCAGCTCTCCGGCGGGCAGGCGCAGCGCGTCGCCATCGCCCGCGCCCAGGTCGCCGGCGCCCCCGTGGTGTTCGCCGATGAGCCGACCGGCGCCCTCGACTCGCACACGTCCGACGAGGTCATGACCGCGTTGCTACACGCCACGACCGGGCAGGGCCGCAGTCTCGTCGTCGTCACCCACGATGCCGGGGTCGCCGCCCGCTGCGACCGCGCGCTGCGCATGCGTGACGGACATCTGACGGAAGAGGGGGTGGATGCCGCGACCGCCGCGCCGGCACCGGTTGCGGCGGCGGTGCCCGCGGCATCCACCCCCGCCTTCGTCGCGCCGCAGAACAGTGAGGCGTCGCGATGA
- a CDS encoding FtsX-like permease family protein: MSAVAAASTSRRNGPVRRVLTLTALLARPTRQGRAALVLPVVAFAVTTALLLAVVGGTKMFLTDPRVTSDSEFGFLYGQLSLLALILLAVPVATLGAAAARLSSRRRNDRLATLRLLGASSAEVSATTVLEAAATALAGAVIGVGLYGAVLPLVGLLPFFGGPIGAGAVWTGWGIVVLVVAALTLLATVSAAVGLRKVRLTPLGVRQRTDAAPRRTALIVIGIVAVALMVLVVANVNALGQLLGPVAAIGVLLALFGGAMLVINLIGAPLVAARGRAMAKKSKTAAHLIAGRELAAHAATAWRRVSAIAMISFIAVVGGAGVSIADLAGDQAGPMFADIRTGVMVTLVAGFLLLACSVGVTQAASVLEDRELIVGLDRLGMPEVQLRRARRMTVLVPLRWAALGGVAVGFVLSLPLVGIALFVAPISLVIVAGAFALGFALVLVALAAVRPLLTAVRRGA, translated from the coding sequence ATGAGCGCCGTGGCCGCGGCATCCACGTCCCGCCGGAACGGGCCGGTGCGACGTGTGCTCACGCTGACGGCGCTGCTCGCGCGCCCCACGCGGCAGGGACGCGCGGCGCTCGTGCTGCCGGTCGTGGCGTTCGCGGTCACGACCGCGTTGCTGCTGGCGGTGGTGGGCGGCACGAAGATGTTCCTGACCGATCCGCGTGTGACGAGTGACTCGGAGTTCGGCTTTCTCTACGGGCAGCTGAGCCTGCTCGCGCTGATCCTCCTGGCGGTGCCGGTTGCGACCCTCGGTGCCGCGGCCGCGCGACTGTCGAGCAGGCGCCGCAACGACCGGCTCGCGACGCTGCGGCTGCTGGGTGCCTCGAGTGCCGAGGTGTCGGCGACGACGGTGCTCGAGGCCGCCGCGACCGCGCTGGCGGGTGCGGTCATCGGCGTCGGACTGTACGGTGCGGTGCTTCCGTTGGTGGGTCTGCTGCCGTTCTTCGGCGGACCGATTGGCGCCGGCGCGGTGTGGACCGGTTGGGGCATCGTCGTGCTCGTCGTCGCCGCGCTCACGCTGCTGGCGACGGTGAGCGCCGCGGTTGGTCTGCGCAAAGTGCGGCTGACACCCCTCGGCGTGCGGCAGCGCACCGACGCGGCACCTCGGCGCACCGCGCTCATCGTGATCGGGATCGTCGCCGTGGCGCTCATGGTGCTGGTCGTCGCGAACGTCAACGCGCTCGGGCAGCTGCTTGGCCCGGTCGCCGCGATCGGCGTGCTGCTGGCGCTGTTCGGCGGGGCGATGCTCGTCATCAACCTGATCGGCGCGCCGCTGGTGGCAGCGCGCGGGCGGGCGATGGCGAAGAAGTCGAAGACGGCCGCGCATCTGATCGCCGGGCGCGAGCTGGCTGCGCACGCCGCGACCGCCTGGCGGCGTGTCTCGGCGATCGCGATGATCTCGTTCATCGCCGTTGTCGGCGGGGCGGGCGTGTCGATCGCCGATCTGGCCGGCGATCAGGCGGGGCCGATGTTCGCCGATATCCGCACGGGGGTCATGGTGACGCTGGTGGCGGGATTCCTGTTGCTGGCGTGCTCGGTCGGTGTCACCCAGGCCGCGTCGGTGCTCGAAGACCGCGAGCTCATCGTCGGGCTCGACCGGCTCGGCATGCCCGAGGTGCAGCTGCGCCGCGCGCGCCGGATGACGGTGCTCGTGCCGCTGCGCTGGGCAGCGCTGGGCGGCGTCGCGGTCGGGTTCGTGCTGAGCCTGCCGCTGGTGGGGATCGCGCTGTTCGTCGCCCCGATCTCGCTGGTGATCGTGGCCGGGGCGTTCGCGCTCGGCTTCGCGCTCGTGCTGGTTGCGCTGGCGGCGGTGCGTCCGTTGTTGACCGCGGTGCGCCGCGGGGCGTAG
- a CDS encoding transferase — protein sequence MGKNYVDIENDQGETLRYRKHANGRGLIAHGAKVHPSAVVEAGAYVEPRAHIAAGAHIGRGAWIEEDAVIGPDVFIAPHAHIGPHASVGAKAKIGVRTHIGDHAAVATGSLIGDDEVIDDGAHIATDRRGFHLAA from the coding sequence GTGGGTAAGAACTACGTCGACATCGAGAACGACCAGGGCGAGACGCTGCGCTACCGCAAGCACGCCAACGGCCGTGGCCTGATCGCGCACGGCGCGAAGGTACACCCCAGCGCCGTCGTCGAAGCGGGGGCGTATGTCGAACCCAGGGCGCACATCGCGGCCGGTGCCCACATCGGTCGCGGCGCCTGGATCGAAGAGGACGCGGTCATCGGCCCCGACGTCTTCATCGCCCCGCACGCACACATCGGCCCGCACGCCTCGGTCGGCGCCAAGGCCAAGATCGGTGTGCGCACGCACATCGGTGACCACGCCGCCGTCGCGACCGGATCGCTGATCGGCGATGACGAGGTCATCGACGACGGCGCGCACATCGCCACCGACCGGCGCGGCTTTCACCTAGCCGCGTAG
- a CDS encoding MFS transporter, which translates to MSVRDTRPTLPRRATLSTRAAARARRAAVRTASPHYRWIALSNTTLGVLMASINASILLIALPDIFRGIGVNPLEPGNTSLMLWLIMGYMVVTAVLVVSFGRLGDMYGRVRMYNAGFAIFTIFSILLAVTWMHGTAGALWMIVMRILQGVGGAMLFANSNAIITDAFPVHQRGLALGLNQVAGIAGSFIGLIIGGILGPIDWRLVFLVSVPVGLIGTVWAYVSLHDTGVRRRARMDWWGNITFAVGLVALLVGITYGIQPYGTHTMGWENPSVLAAMGGGILVLLIFCVIETRVAEPMFHLALFRIRAFTAGNLASLLSSLGRGGLMFVLIIWLQGIWLPQHGYDFASTPLWAGIYMLPLTVGFLIAGPVSGWLSDRFGARAFATGGMLVAAASFVWLLLLPVDFTYLPFASALLLNGIGMGVFASPNRAGIMNSLPPGERGVGAGMSTVFQNAAMVLSIGIFFSLMITGLAHSLPGALQSGLVAHGVPAAAAAKVAALPPVSVLFASLLGYNPVQTLLGPAVISQLPASSAAYLTGRGFFPSLISGPFADGLTVAFAFAIVACLVAAVASALRGGKYAYSEPISSSAPGME; encoded by the coding sequence ATGAGCGTGCGTGACACCCGCCCGACGCTCCCCCGCCGTGCGACGCTCAGCACGCGCGCGGCCGCCCGCGCCCGACGCGCCGCCGTGCGCACGGCGAGCCCGCACTACCGCTGGATCGCCCTGTCGAACACGACGCTGGGCGTGCTGATGGCATCGATCAACGCATCCATTCTGCTGATCGCCCTGCCCGACATCTTCCGCGGCATCGGCGTGAACCCGCTCGAGCCCGGCAACACGAGTCTCATGCTCTGGCTGATCATGGGCTACATGGTCGTCACGGCCGTGCTCGTGGTCAGCTTCGGCCGGCTCGGCGACATGTACGGCCGCGTGCGCATGTACAACGCCGGGTTCGCGATCTTCACCATCTTCTCGATCCTGCTGGCGGTGACCTGGATGCACGGCACCGCGGGCGCGCTCTGGATGATCGTCATGCGCATCCTGCAGGGCGTGGGGGGCGCGATGCTGTTCGCGAACTCGAACGCCATCATCACTGACGCGTTCCCCGTGCACCAGCGCGGCCTCGCGCTGGGCCTCAACCAGGTGGCCGGTATCGCCGGCTCGTTCATCGGCCTCATCATCGGCGGCATCCTCGGGCCGATCGACTGGCGGCTCGTGTTCCTCGTCTCGGTGCCCGTCGGCCTCATCGGCACGGTCTGGGCGTACGTCAGCCTGCATGACACCGGCGTGCGCCGTCGCGCCCGCATGGACTGGTGGGGCAACATCACGTTCGCGGTCGGACTCGTCGCCCTCCTGGTCGGCATCACCTACGGCATCCAGCCCTACGGCACGCACACGATGGGGTGGGAGAACCCCTCAGTACTCGCGGCGATGGGCGGCGGCATCCTTGTCCTCCTCATCTTCTGCGTCATCGAGACCCGCGTGGCAGAGCCGATGTTCCACCTCGCGCTGTTCCGCATCCGCGCGTTCACGGCCGGCAACCTCGCGTCGCTGCTGAGCTCGCTCGGCCGCGGCGGACTCATGTTCGTGCTCATCATCTGGCTGCAGGGCATCTGGCTGCCGCAGCACGGCTACGATTTCGCGTCCACGCCGCTGTGGGCGGGCATCTACATGCTGCCGCTCACGGTCGGATTCCTCATCGCGGGCCCGGTCTCGGGCTGGCTGTCAGACCGCTTCGGCGCGCGGGCGTTCGCGACGGGCGGGATGCTGGTGGCCGCGGCATCCTTCGTCTGGCTCCTTCTGCTGCCCGTGGATTTCACCTACCTTCCGTTCGCGTCGGCGCTGCTGCTCAACGGCATCGGCATGGGCGTGTTCGCCTCGCCCAACCGCGCCGGAATCATGAACAGCCTGCCGCCCGGCGAGCGCGGCGTGGGCGCGGGCATGAGCACGGTGTTCCAGAACGCGGCGATGGTGCTGTCGATCGGCATCTTCTTCTCGCTCATGATCACCGGGCTCGCCCACTCGCTGCCCGGGGCGCTGCAATCGGGACTCGTCGCGCACGGGGTGCCCGCCGCGGCCGCCGCGAAGGTCGCCGCACTGCCGCCGGTGAGCGTGCTGTTCGCCTCGCTGCTGGGCTACAACCCCGTGCAGACGCTGCTCGGGCCCGCCGTGATCTCGCAGCTGCCGGCATCCAGCGCCGCGTATCTGACCGGGCGCGGCTTCTTTCCCTCGTTGATCTCGGGGCCGTTTGCCGACGGGCTCACCGTCGCGTTCGCGTTCGCCATCGTCGCGTGCCTGGTGGCGGCCGTCGCGTCGGCCCTGCGTGGCGGAAAGTACGCATACTCCGAGCCGATTTCGTCTTCTGCGCCGGGAATGGAATGA
- a CDS encoding TetR/AcrR family transcriptional regulator translates to MQETADPARTRILNAAATLFAEHGFDGTSTARIARAAEVPKGLLFYYFATKPEILTALIDERLGAHTLDPAPLTVAGDPLQTLVNVADGVRRDREGSHVLREIIWHESHTRPEVLGALTRYRHALHDTIARALTASLPAPVNDDAVRAAAFAWAATITARPLEASDTIARLHASDTLRAIARLLVAGIQAPVRA, encoded by the coding sequence ATGCAAGAGACGGCAGACCCGGCCAGGACGAGGATTCTGAATGCCGCGGCAACCCTGTTCGCCGAGCACGGTTTCGACGGCACGTCCACCGCGCGCATCGCGCGCGCGGCGGAGGTGCCCAAGGGTCTGCTGTTCTACTACTTCGCCACCAAGCCCGAGATCCTCACGGCCCTCATCGACGAGCGCCTCGGCGCGCACACGCTCGACCCCGCGCCGCTGACGGTCGCCGGCGACCCGTTGCAGACGCTCGTCAACGTCGCCGACGGCGTGCGCCGCGACCGCGAAGGGTCCCACGTGCTGCGCGAGATCATCTGGCACGAAAGCCACACCCGACCCGAGGTGCTCGGCGCGCTGACCCGCTATCGGCATGCGCTGCACGACACGATCGCGCGGGCACTGACCGCGAGCCTGCCTGCACCCGTCAACGATGACGCGGTGCGGGCGGCCGCGTTCGCGTGGGCCGCGACCATCACGGCCCGTCCGCTCGAGGCGTCCGACACGATCGCGCGACTGCATGCATCCGACACCCTGCGCGCCATAGCGCGGCTGCTCGTGGCGGGCATCCAGGCGCCGGTGCGCGCATGA
- a CDS encoding SPW repeat protein: protein MKRWTRWQDWVAVAAGLYAALASIWTTPRTGTSMSLMIVFGVLMIAAGLWSLTAPGMVSMEWIVALFGALLFVSPWMGVYMHSMGPAWTSWICGGVGVVAGLWALAPAEKMHHQAHPAHA, encoded by the coding sequence ATGAAGAGGTGGACACGCTGGCAAGACTGGGTGGCCGTGGCCGCAGGCCTGTACGCCGCTCTCGCGAGCATCTGGACGACGCCCCGCACGGGCACGTCGATGTCGCTGATGATCGTCTTCGGCGTCCTGATGATCGCCGCCGGGCTCTGGAGCCTGACAGCCCCCGGCATGGTGTCGATGGAATGGATCGTCGCCCTGTTCGGCGCGCTGCTGTTCGTCTCGCCGTGGATGGGCGTCTACATGCACAGCATGGGCCCGGCCTGGACCTCGTGGATCTGCGGCGGCGTCGGCGTCGTCGCAGGCCTGTGGGCGCTGGCTCCGGCCGAGAAGATGCACCACCAGGCACATCCGGCACACGCCTGA
- a CDS encoding TetR/AcrR family transcriptional regulator: MARPSVAAERRVQIAEATIRCIGAHGYAGTTLDLVAEEAGMARGHVRHFAGNRDEMLVAAAWYLYFSDFPSGDDDAAPTGGSFLPTEVHDVETALDYLFGDFGTPGLENTAALAFVEAGRMNPDIHRIVAKAYESMHDEVAAVLAAASPSVDAAECARVAAGVVSIALGNVFMNDIEVTPARNAAARATAELLISTLGG; encoded by the coding sequence GTGGCCCGCCCCTCCGTCGCCGCCGAGCGACGCGTCCAGATCGCCGAGGCGACGATCCGCTGCATCGGCGCCCACGGATACGCCGGCACAACGCTCGACCTGGTCGCAGAAGAGGCGGGAATGGCCCGCGGCCACGTGCGCCACTTCGCGGGAAACCGCGACGAGATGCTCGTCGCGGCAGCTTGGTACCTGTACTTCAGCGACTTTCCCAGCGGCGACGACGATGCCGCTCCGACTGGCGGATCATTCCTGCCCACCGAGGTGCACGACGTCGAGACAGCGCTCGACTACCTGTTCGGTGACTTCGGGACGCCCGGTCTGGAGAACACAGCCGCCCTGGCGTTCGTCGAGGCGGGTCGCATGAACCCCGACATCCACCGCATCGTCGCGAAGGCATACGAGAGCATGCACGATGAGGTCGCGGCAGTGCTGGCCGCGGCATCCCCCTCCGTCGATGCCGCCGAATGCGCACGCGTCGCCGCCGGCGTCGTCTCGATCGCACTCGGCAACGTCTTCATGAACGACATCGAGGTGACGCCGGCACGCAACGCCGCGGCCCGCGCGACCGCCGAGCTGCTCATCAGCACGCTCGGGGGCTGA